Proteins co-encoded in one Myripristis murdjan chromosome 4, fMyrMur1.1, whole genome shotgun sequence genomic window:
- the phb2b gene encoding prohibitin-2b, with the protein MANKEPNRFLQHLRDLAGRMSSSGGKGAGLGLKLLIGAGALAYGVKEATYTVEGGQRAIVFNRIGGIQMDTVLAEGLHFRIPWFQYPIIYDIRAKPRKISSLTGSKDLQMVNIAVRVLSRPMASNLPVMYQQLGKDYDERVLPSIVNEVLKSVVAKFNASQLITQRAQVSLLVRRELFERAKDFNIILDDVAITELSFSSQYTAAVEAKQVAQQEAQRAQFYVEKAKQDQRQKIIQAEGEAEAAKMLGQAVTKNPGYLKLRRIRAAQNIAKTVASSQNKVYLNADSLVLNLQDESFNNLLLNKKK; encoded by the exons ATGGCCAACAAGGAGCCCAAT CGATTTCTTCAGCACCTGAGGGACCTGGCAGGCCGGATGTCTTCGTCTGGTGGCAAGGGTGCAGGATTAGGACTGAAGCTTCTGATTGGAGCCGGGGCCTTGGCATATGGCGTTAAAGAAGCCACCTACACAG tggAGGGTGGTCAGAGAGCAATCGTCTTCAACAGGATTGGAGGGATTCAAATGGACACTGTTCTGGCTGAGGGGCTACACTTCAG GATCCCATGGTTTCAGTACCCTATCATCTATGACATCAGAGCCAAACCCAGGAAAATCTCCTCTTTGACTGGCAGcaaag ACCTTCAGATGGTGAACATAGCGGTGCGAGTACTGTCCAGACCCATGGCATCCAACCTCCCAGTCATGTACCAGCAGCTGGGTAAGGACTACGACGAGAGAGTCCTTCCCTCCATCGTCAACGAGGTGCTCAAGTCTGTTGTGGCAAAGTTCAACGCCTCCCAGCTCATCACACAGAGAGCCCAG GTGTCATTGCTGGTGCGCAGAGAGCTGTTTGAGAGAGCTAAAGACTTCAACATCATCTTGGATGATGTTGCCATCACTGAGCTCAGCTTCAGCAGCCAGtacactgctgctgtggaggcCAAGCAAGTTG cccAGCAGGAGGCCCAGAGAGCCCAGTTCTATGTGGAGAAAGCCAAACAGGACCAGAGACAGAAGATTATTCAGGCTGAGGGAGAGGCTGAAGCTGCAAAGATG CTGGGTCAAGCCGTGACTAAGAACCCAGGCTATCTGAAGTTGAGGCGTATCAGAGCAGCGCAGAACATTGCTAAGACA GTGGCGTCATCTCAGAATAAGGTGTATCTCAACGCTGACAGTTTGGTCCTCAACCTGCAAGACGAGTCATTTAACAA CTTGTTGCTGAACAAGAAGAAGTGA
- the LOC115357905 gene encoding 5-hydroxytryptamine receptor 3C-like codes for MPSQVFSLSHSPFLMFSSQRGSDRLNWNPASCYSVGTQHTVLPVTNYQSEDLCDGELLQLSKCEEPLDDSYRWKAHGAFVRSTVKCKEEDSHFGATLNCSSPTPEALFDALDKELFSKKLWRPVKHFSTPTNVNISFTLVGILGVDEKSQSLTVFLWQVLEWNIEGLSWDEEECGTWRVSIPRDNLWVPDVYISEFMDEDQSPQTPYVYLDNKGHIYDDKPLRVVSTCQLGIYTFPFDVQNCSLTFGSYLHFGSDIRMVQDYDVKGILEESREVMQTSGEWELVDLKAAPSVLELDVGSYYEIKYFLVLRRVPLLYVVNLLIPSCFLITVDLFSFLLPPESVDRSAFKMTLILGYAVFLLLMNDLLPVTGETAPLINIFFSISFALMVASLLETVFVTHVQFSSSRYNAVPHWLSVLVLQYLARVVCIPPKQPSNRVTVIINPKATEMSISISPTAGEKAQPPIHISAEVSPEKPPPNPLEPALDELRKLSKDVLAIRLQMDKHFQGSESSREWQMVGVVIDRLLFGIYIVFITMSFITITCLWIWRN; via the exons ATGCCCTCCCAA GTGTTCAGTCTCAGCCACAGCCCCTTTCTGATGTTCAGCAGTCAGAGGGGCTCCGACCGTCTGAACTGGAACCCTGCATCCTGCTACAGTGTGGGAACACAGCACACTGTTTTACCAGTTACCAATTACCAAAG TGAAGATCTCTGTGATggggagctgctgcagcttagcAAGTGTGAGGAGCCGTTAGATGACAGCTACAGATGGAAGGCCCATGGGGCTTTTGTCAGGTCAACAGTGAAGTGCAAGGAGGAAG ACTCACATTTTGGAGCAACATTGAATTGCAGCAGCCCTACTCCCGAAGCCCTGTTTGATGCCCTCGACAAGGAACTGTTCTCTAAAAAACTTTGGCGTcctgtaaaacatttttcaacCCCAACTAATGTAAACATATCTTTCACCCTGGTGGGAATTTTAGGAGTG gaTGAAAAAAGCCAGTCCCTTACCGTTTTCTTATGGCAAGTCCTT GAGTGGAATATAGAGGGGTTGAGTTGGGATGAGGAAGAATGTGGAACTTGGAGAGTCTCTATCCCTCGAGACAATCTGTGGGTCCCAGATGTCTACATCTCAGAGTT TATGGATGAGGACCAGTCTCCCCAGACTCCCTATGTGTACTTAGACAACAAGGGTCATATATACGACGATAAGCCGCTCAGGGTGGTCAGCACTTGTCAATTAGGAATCTACACGTTCCCCTTCGATGTCCAAAACTGCTCTTTGACCTTTGGATCCTATCTGCACTTTG GTTCGGACATAAGGATGGTTCAAGACTACGATGTCAAGGGCATTCTGGAGGAGTCCAGAGAAGTGATGCAAACCAGCGGGGAATGGGAGCTTGTTGACCTCAAGGCAGCTCCGTCAGTCCTTGAGTTAGATGTGGGCAGCTACTATGAGATTAAATATTTT CTTGTTCTTAGGCGTGTACCACTCCTCTATGTGGTGAACCTCTTGATTCCCAGCTGCTTCCTGATCACAGTGGACCTCTTCAGCTTCCTGTTGCCCCCTGAGAGTGTGGACCGCTCTGCCTTCAAAATGACCCTCATCCTGGGCTATGCTGTATTCCTCCTGCTAATGAATGACCTGCTGCCTGTCACTGGAGAGACCGCACCCCTAATCA ATATTTTCTTCTCCATCAGTTTCGCTCTGATGGTGGCCAGCCTGTTGGAGACGGTGTTTGTCACTCATGTCCAGTTCAGTTCCAGTCGCTACAATGCGGTGCCTCACTGGCTCAGCGTCCTCGTGCTGCAGTATCTGGCTCGAGTCGTTTGTATCCCTCCCAAACAACCCAGCAACCGAGTCACAGTCATCATCAACCCCAAGGCTACAG AGATGAGCATCAGCATCTCGCCTACTGCTGGTGAAAAGGCACAGCCTCCGATCCACATCTCAGCAGAAGTTTCTCCAGAGAAACCTCCTCCGAACCCGTTGGAGCCGGCACTAGACGAGCTGAGGAAGCTGAGCAAAGATGTCTTGGCCATACGCCTCCAGATGGATAAACATTTCCAGGGGAGCGAGAGCTCAAGGGAATGGCAAATGGTCGGAGTGGTCATCGACCGTCTACTATTCGGCATCTACATAGTCTTCATCACTATGAGCTTCATCACTATTACCTGTCTCTGGATCTGGAGGAACTAA